The Haloarcula sp. CBA1127 genomic interval ACGCGCGGTCGGCGACCGGACCAGACCCATCCAGTAACCACTCGCTGGCCTCGAACACGCGTTCGAAGCCGGAGACCCACTCGGCGGCCACGCCGTCGGTATCGGCGCTGGACTCCATCACGTCGAACAACGTCATCTCGCGCGCGCGGATTTCCGGAATCGCGTCGCTTCCGCGGCGAACGTCGAGCGGTTCCAGCCCGTCGGGCGGGTCCTCGACGGCCACATCGACGTGCTCGAAGGCGCGGTAGAAGGCCGCAGCGTCTTCAACCGTCGTTCCACGAACCACAGCATCGACACCGGAAGGCGACAGTCGGCCATCACTCGCCGCGGCCGCCAGCGGTGTGAGCACCAACAGTGCCCCGAACTGGGTGTTCCCGCCGGATTGACCGGCCATCCCCTCGACAGCGGTCTCGAACGCAGGACCGATAGGGTCGCCCGCAGCCGCGCGGTCAAGCCCCCTCCGTGCGCCCACAGCGCCGGCCATGAAGTGCTCGAACCGGAGGTCGTCGTACTCCCGCTGGCGGTCGACATTACCGGGCTTCGGCGTGCCGGAGACCTCCAGTAATAGTGCCAACTGGGCGTTCTGTCCGACCGACCGCTCGCTCACGGTGACACCTCCGATGCGAACCACTCCGTTGTCGTCGCCCGGACCTCCTCGAGTAGCTCCGGCCTGTCGCTCGCGCGACCGACGCTGACGGCGTCAGCACCGTACGAGAGGTACTCTCGTGTGGTCACCGTCCCGCGAACGCCGTTGTTCGCGACGACGAACAGGCCAGTGGCGTCAGCCACGTCGGCGATGACTGACTCCGAGTCCATCGCGTCGACGTGGAATACATCACCACCGGCATCTTCGATGGCTCGGGCAACGGCCGGGAGCGAGACGCCGTCGAGTTCGGCACGGCCCTTCACCGAAACCGTCGCCCCTGTCGACGCTGCTGCTTCCACGAACGCCGCCAGTCGCTCCGGCTCCCGAAGCAACGACTCACCGGCACCCGCAGCGCACATCTCGTCCTGCCGGCAGTGAGCGTTGATTTCGATGATAGCGTCGTGGCGCTGACAGACGGCGGCGGCACGCTCGACAGGGCCAAGCGTCGCGCTCCGGACATTGAACGCCGGGCGTAGCGGTGCGTCCGCAAGCGCAGCCAACTGGTCGTCAACGAACGCGACCGGATCGTCCGGCAGAAACTCGGAGCGGTCGCGGTCCGTCATCACTCGTGCAGCCTCGCGGGTCCGGTCGTCGAGCGCAATACCGCCGAGGAACGCACACCCGACGTGAGACTCGACTGCACGGGCCCACGAGGCGTCAGCCTCGCCGCTGAGACTTGCGAGGGCGACGCGTGGCTCGAACATCAGGCCACCTCCGAAAGAGCTGTCTCGACGGCACGGTTCACCCGTTTAGCGTCAGCCGCATCATTGAGGGTCGTGTCGGTTTGGACGACCGGCACGTCGAGTGTCGTCGAATCCCCCTCGTCCAGCACGAACGCGTCAGCGAAGGGGTAGGCTTCGGCCACGCCGGCAGTGCTTGGCTCCAGCCCCACACCGGCCATCAGGTCCGCCGCCGGCCCCGAGAACACCGTATCCTCGATGAACGGTGAGACGGCGACGACCGTTGTCTCGTGCAGTGCTCGTTCGATGTCGTCGATGGCGAGCATCGGCCCAAGCGAGGTCACGGGGTTCGACGGACCGATGACAACAGTATCGTCAAGCGCCGTCAGAACGGCGTCCGTCGCGCTGGCCTGTTCTGCGCCCCTGAACTCGACATCTTCGACCGGCGGCTCCCCCTCGTGACCGACCCACCACTCCTGAAAGTGCATCGGACCGCTCGGCGTATGGATGATTGACGCGACGGGGTCGTCGCTCATCGGTAACAGCGTCCGTTCCAGCCCGAATGCATCGGCGAGCGTCCGCGTTACGTCTGTCAGTGAGCGACCCTCGTCGAGCAGCGAGGTGCGCGTAACATGGACCGCGCGGTCCCGGTCGCCGATGTGCATGAACTCCGCAACGCCGGAGAAGCGCCGCCAGCGTGCGATGTCCCGTCCCGCAGTCTGCGCGTCATCGGGAAGGTATCGCGGTCCGCCGTCGAGCCCGGCGGCGTCGGCGAGCCGCGTCAGCTCGGTGTGTGTCTCAGCGGTGTCGTCGGCGATACCCCACCAGGTCTCCCGGTCGAGGACCTCACCATCGAGAAACAGGACGGTATCGAGGTCCGGACAGACGAGGTGGCCTCCGAGCTCGATATCGTCGCCGGTGTTGGCGACGACAGTCGTCGCCGCCGGCGAAAACACGTCGTCGGCACCGGCGAGGAGCTTCGGCGTTCCCGTCCCGCCGGCAAGAAACGTCACCATGTCTCGACGTAGGGGGAACTGACAGTATAAACGTGGCCACTGAAACTGGTCGGAGCTGGAGAGCAGTCTGGCGGAGACAGTGTTCTATTCAGAGAATCACAGCTGAGAATTGGGTGGGTAGAGTGAAGGGTATCGGTAGGATAGGCAGGGTAACGGGTGCTATGCCCATCGTGAATCCACACCGCTTCGCGCCTGCAGCCTCCAACGAAGAGTACGTCTACGGGTCCTGTGCGCCGGGCTGGCATACGGCCGCCACGCATCAGGACGCGCTCGATGATTGGATCGCACATATGCAGGCACACGACATTGAGCGGATCTGCTGTCTGCTTCCCGGGCAACAGCTCGACGACGCTGGGGCCAATCTCCGGCGTTATCGGGAGGCCTTCGGAGCGTCATCAGTCCGCCACGTACCGGTTCCCGACCACCGACTTATCGCCCAAGACCGCCTCCACGACGAGATCCTGCCGTTCCTGGTTGACGCCTGTGAAACAGAAGAGCGGGTCGTCGTTCATTGCCTGGCCGGCATCGGCCGCACCGGACAGGTGCTCGCCGCGTGGCTGGTGTATCATTACGACTACGGCCCCGACCGCGCCATTGAGGCCGTTCAGGAGATGGGTCGTGACCCCAAAGACGCTATCGAAGCAGGGAACGCGACTGAAGCGGAGCTGTCCGGTCTGCTGTCGTCAGTCGCACGCCTGTAAAAGGTCCCGGTGGAGCTCAGTCCGTCTGCGGGAGGAGTCGCGCACCGATTACAAAGCCGACGACGGCACAGACTGTGAGGACAGCAAGTGGGCCGAGCGCTTCGCCGGTTCCAGTCGTCGCCGCACGGACGCCACGCGAGAAGTACGTCAGCGGCGAGAGCCACGTCGGCAGCCACGCGGGCAGAAGTGTCTGTGGGACAAACGTCTCCGAGAGAAAGAGCAGCGGGAGCGCGAGGCCGTTGCTCGCCGCAATGACGCCGTCCTGTGAGTCCGCAAGGCTGCCGAGCATCGCACCGACGGCACAGAACAGCGCGACGCCGAGGCCGACAAAGGGGAGCAGGAGTACAGAGGGGCGGATCGTCGCGCCGGTCAGCCACACCATCATGCCGAGTATCAGCAGGCCGGCGATGCCGATGATGGCGACGTTGACGAGCGTCTGTGCCAGCAGCCACTCGGTCCGGGTCAGCGGTGTCGTCGCCAATTTCTCGAAGCGATTGCCGTCCCGGTGTCTGGCCACCTCGCTACCGACGCGGGAGAGTGGCGTAAACAGGACGACAACGGCCAGATACCCCGGAGCGTAGAAGCTCGGCGGCTCCGTGAACAGCCCGCCACCGCCCGGCTGGGTCTGGACTAGCACGCCGAAGATGACGACGATGATGACCGGGAAAAAGAACGTGAAGAAGACGGCCGTCCGTCGCCGGAGGAAGGCCAGCGACGCTGCGCGCGTCTCCGCTGTGAGTCGTCCCAGCCGGCTCATTGGGCACCACCCGCGACCGGCCCCGTCTGTTGTGGTTCACCGCGCTGGCCGACGGCCGTCCCGGTGAGTTCGAGGTACACGTCCTCTAGGTCTGGCTGTTTCCAGGTCAGGCTGTCGTACTCGATGCCCGCCTGCCCCAGTTGCTCAGTGATGTTGCCGATAGACTCCGGCCGGATACCGTAGACGACCAGCCGGCCGTTTCGAAGCGCCGTCTCCGCCGGGTAGTCGATGGCTGAGACGGCAGCTTCGTCGAAGGACCCATCCACGATGAGCTGGCTGTCGCCGCCGTGTTCGGCCACGAGCTGCTCCGGGGAGTCAAGTGCGATGAGTGTCCCGTCGGCGAGGAGGCCGACGCGGTCCGCGAGCCGCTGGGCCTCCTCCATGTAGTGTGTCGTGACGAGTATCGTCACGCCGCGGTCGGCGAGTCCCTCCAGCAGTCGCCAGAGGTCACGACGACCAGACGGGTCGATGCCGGTGGTCGGCTCGTCCAGCACGAGAAGGTCAGGGTCGTTAATCAGCGCCGTCGCGACACAGGTCCGCCGCTGCTGTCCGCCCGAGAGGTTCTCGTATGTCGTGCTTGCGGTGTCGGCTAGACCCACATCGTCGAGAACAGCCTCGACGTCGCGGGTATCGTCGTACAGACCAGCATAATACTCGAGTAGTTCCCGCGCCGTCAGTCGCTCGTGGGGCGAAAACGACTGTGGCAACAGCCCGATTCGGTCACGGGCGACCGTTCTGGGCGACTGGCCGAACAGCCGTACCTCGCCAGTCGCATCTGTTGTTCCGGTCAACGCCCGCACCAGCGTCGTCTTGCCAGCCCCGTTAGGACCGACCAGCGCGAGCACCTCTCCAGTGGTCGCCGTCAGCGAAACGCCGTCAAGTGCGACCGTATCGCCGTAGCGCCGCCCGACATCCGACGCGACCAGTACCTCGTCCATGCGCCCTCGTCCGGTCGGGTGGCCGAAAGCAGTTCCGTTCTCGCGCGGCTATCGGCTACACGTTACGGCCACATCTCAGACAGACGGCCGGAAGCCACGGCTTGTCCGTGACGACTGGTTGGGTGTCTTCGCAGTGGTCACAGAACTCGGTTTTCGTCGCCATTTGCCGAAGATGTCACAGCAGAACAATAAATAGTTTGTTGTGCGGTAAATCGTCTCAAACCGATGGCAGCCTCGCCACGGGATTGCGCTGACAGCACCACGATGCCCTGTTACATGACGTGCGATCGGACCTCGCGTACGATAGCGTCCACGTCGAACTCCTCGCTGGCCTCGGCTTTGTCGTAGACGGTCTCGTCGTCGACACTGATTCTGAACACGCCGTGGTCGCCCATGACGAGCCGGACGCTGTCGAGTTCCCGCTCAAGTCCGGATAAAATCGCCTGCTGAACGTGTACTGCTCGCTCGCGGAACCCACACGGGACGCAGTATTCGATTTCGACAGAGCTCATATCGGCTTTCACGGCTGTCTGCCTGAAAGCTCTATGGCCGGTCGATCAGTGCCCGGAGCCGGCCGACGAGCGTCACGTCGAAGCGGTGGACGCCGTACAGCAACCCGACCGAGGTGACGAACACCACCGTCGAGAGGCCGTACGACTGGGACAGGGCCGCCTGTGACAGCGTCGCCCCGACGCCGACGAACCCGCCCAGTATCGACGCGATAATCGGGAGGACACAGGAGACACACGAAAAGAGGCCGACGACCCCGCCCACCGCGCCGCCGCTTGCGTCGACAGCGGTCACGAACACCAGATACGACAGCGCCAGGTAGCCGGCGACTTTCCACGGGATGAGCACCACACTGAGGGTCGCGCCGCTGAACACGACCGTCGGCGAGAACCCGGGCGGGGCCTGCGTGACCAGCCGGAGACCGGTCCCCTGACCGCCCGTGCCGTACACGCCGCCAACGTACCCCAACACGAGCAGATAGCCGAGAGCGATAACCGCACTGCCGACCGTCCGGCGGCGGCTGGTCAGTTCCGGTCGCACTCGCAGGGCAACGAGACCGGCGATGTTGAGCCAGATGAACGGGAACACCAGCAGAAACGGGCCCGTTGCGGGCTGGGCCGTGTTGACGACGTAGCCCAGAATAAGGATGAACTCCGCGTTCAATACGGCTGCCCAGGTTACCAGCGAGCGCGTGTCCGGTATCGCGTCTCTGAGAGTCGCTGTCGTGGTGCTCATAGTGCCAGTGCGTCGACGACGATGGCGATCAGGACCGCCCCGAGGTAGGCGTTCGACGCGTGGAACGCCCGGAACGCCGCCGCTTCGGTCTGCTCGCGGTGGAGCAGGATGACGGCCCAGAGGAACACCGCACCCAGCAACACCGACGTGACGGCGTACAGCCAGCCAAGCGGCGTGAGCACACCCAGAACACCTGCTGAGATGAGTGTCGCCCCGAGATAGTAGACGATGTGTTTGCGCGTCTCGGTCTCGCCGCGGACGACCGGCATCATCGGGAAGCCGCCCGCCTCGTAGTCGTCCTTGTACGCGAGCGCGAGATTATAGAAGTGTGCCGGCGTCCAGAGGAAGATGACGACGGCAAGGACGACGCCCGGGAGGCCGACCGACCCGTCGGCGGCGACCCAGCCGATAAGCGCCGGTAGTGCGCCAGCGGCCCCGCCGATGACGGTGTTCTGGACGGTGTTGGGTTTCAGGACGAGCGTGTAGATAATGCTGTAGAACACAATCGCAGTCAGCCCGAGGACCGCTACGAGTACGTTCACCTGCCAGAACAGCCATAGCGAGGCAAACGACAGGAGCAG includes:
- a CDS encoding triphosphoribosyl-dephospho-CoA synthase, coding for MVRIGGVTVSERSVGQNAQLALLLEVSGTPKPGNVDRQREYDDLRFEHFMAGAVGARRGLDRAAAGDPIGPAFETAVEGMAGQSGGNTQFGALLVLTPLAAAASDGRLSPSGVDAVVRGTTVEDAAAFYRAFEHVDVAVEDPPDGLEPLDVRRGSDAIPEIRAREMTLFDVMESSADTDGVAAEWVSGFERVFEASEWLLDGSGPVADRASEVFLELLAAEPDTFVATRQDREIAVEVQERAQAVLDGDEDATDLAEEFVRCDINPGTTADLVAGSLFVALERGLEV
- a CDS encoding tRNA-dihydrouridine synthase, which produces MFEPRVALASLSGEADASWARAVESHVGCAFLGGIALDDRTREAARVMTDRDRSEFLPDDPVAFVDDQLAALADAPLRPAFNVRSATLGPVERAAAVCQRHDAIIEINAHCRQDEMCAAGAGESLLREPERLAAFVEAAASTGATVSVKGRAELDGVSLPAVARAIEDAGGDVFHVDAMDSESVIADVADATGLFVVANNGVRGTVTTREYLSYGADAVSVGRASDRPELLEEVRATTTEWFASEVSP
- the cofD gene encoding 2-phospho-L-lactate transferase, with the translated sequence MVTFLAGGTGTPKLLAGADDVFSPAATTVVANTGDDIELGGHLVCPDLDTVLFLDGEVLDRETWWGIADDTAETHTELTRLADAAGLDGGPRYLPDDAQTAGRDIARWRRFSGVAEFMHIGDRDRAVHVTRTSLLDEGRSLTDVTRTLADAFGLERTLLPMSDDPVASIIHTPSGPMHFQEWWVGHEGEPPVEDVEFRGAEQASATDAVLTALDDTVVIGPSNPVTSLGPMLAIDDIERALHETTVVAVSPFIEDTVFSGPAADLMAGVGLEPSTAGVAEAYPFADAFVLDEGDSTTLDVPVVQTDTTLNDAADAKRVNRAVETALSEVA
- a CDS encoding dual specificity protein phosphatase family protein; the protein is MPIVNPHRFAPAASNEEYVYGSCAPGWHTAATHQDALDDWIAHMQAHDIERICCLLPGQQLDDAGANLRRYREAFGASSVRHVPVPDHRLIAQDRLHDEILPFLVDACETEERVVVHCLAGIGRTGQVLAAWLVYHYDYGPDRAIEAVQEMGRDPKDAIEAGNATEAELSGLLSSVARL
- a CDS encoding ABC transporter permease, yielding MSRLGRLTAETRAASLAFLRRRTAVFFTFFFPVIIVVIFGVLVQTQPGGGGLFTEPPSFYAPGYLAVVVLFTPLSRVGSEVARHRDGNRFEKLATTPLTRTEWLLAQTLVNVAIIGIAGLLILGMMVWLTGATIRPSVLLLPFVGLGVALFCAVGAMLGSLADSQDGVIAASNGLALPLLFLSETFVPQTLLPAWLPTWLSPLTYFSRGVRAATTGTGEALGPLAVLTVCAVVGFVIGARLLPQTD
- a CDS encoding ABC transporter ATP-binding protein, which encodes MDEVLVASDVGRRYGDTVALDGVSLTATTGEVLALVGPNGAGKTTLVRALTGTTDATGEVRLFGQSPRTVARDRIGLLPQSFSPHERLTARELLEYYAGLYDDTRDVEAVLDDVGLADTASTTYENLSGGQQRRTCVATALINDPDLLVLDEPTTGIDPSGRRDLWRLLEGLADRGVTILVTTHYMEEAQRLADRVGLLADGTLIALDSPEQLVAEHGGDSQLIVDGSFDEAAVSAIDYPAETALRNGRLVVYGIRPESIGNITEQLGQAGIEYDSLTWKQPDLEDVYLELTGTAVGQRGEPQQTGPVAGGAQ
- a CDS encoding SelT/SelW/SelH family protein gives rise to the protein MSSVEIEYCVPCGFRERAVHVQQAILSGLERELDSVRLVMGDHGVFRISVDDETVYDKAEASEEFDVDAIVREVRSHVM